One region of Salvia miltiorrhiza cultivar Shanhuang (shh) chromosome 3, IMPLAD_Smil_shh, whole genome shotgun sequence genomic DNA includes:
- the LOC131016360 gene encoding uncharacterized protein LOC131016360, which translates to MRALSPVAVLAIFLSFFVSGSLSIDNFRQAFPIIEPDPGHTKLRLSREGLEAIEKITTPISAVAVIGPYRSGKSFLLNQLLSLSCYEGFGVGHMRDTKTKGIWVWGTPVEVDINGVKTSVFYLDTEGFESVGKSNVYDDRIFALATVMSSVLIYNLPETIREADISRLSFAVELAEEFYGRVKGQDVAFEPAKLLWLIQRDFLQGKSVQEMVDEALRRVPNANEDKNIDQVNQIRESLAVMGDNSTAFSLPQPHLQRTKLCDMKDNELEPMYVKKRDQLKAVVSSIIRPKIVQGKTLNGKEFVSFLEQILEALNKGEIPSTGSLVEVFNKGILERCLKLYNGHMAVLSFPTTEKSLQQAHEEAKSAALVAFDEQHFGRHHAKKSAEQLVEEIEKVFKNFILTNEYQSSKLCEALYTTCEEKMDQLQVLRLPSMAKFNAGFNQCNQSFEHDCVGPSKTNYEMRMMKMLGKSKSLFIKEYNQRLFNWLVAFSLVMVVVGRFILKFILIEMGAWILFIFLETYTRMFWTSESLYYNPVWHAIVKTWETVVYSPVLDLDRWAIPLVVIAGILLLYWRCYGKRKHGSRWILPVYGNQKDERRSE; encoded by the exons ATGCGGGCGTTGAGTCCGGTTGCCGTTTTGGCCATTTTTCTGTCGTTTTTCGTATCTGGGTCGCTCTCTATTGACAATTTTCGTCAAGC ATTTCCTATCATAGAACCAGATCCTGGCCACACAAAACTTCGCTTGTCAAGAGAAGGCCTGGAAGCAATTGAGAAAATCACCACACCTATATCAGCTGTTGCT GTCATTGGTCCATATCGGTCTGGGAAATCATTTCTACTTAACCAGCTTCTCTCTCTATCATGCTATGAAG GTTTTGGTGTTGGGCACATGCGTGATACTAAAACCAAAG GTATTTGGGTGTGGGGTACTCCAGTCGAAGTGGATATCAATGGAGTTAAGACTTCTGTCTTCTACCTTGATACTGAGGGTTTTGAAAGTGTAGGGAAGTCTAATGTATATGACGACAG GATTTTTGCCCTGGCAACTGTAATGAGTTCCGTGCTTATATATAATCTACCCGAGACA aTACGCGAGGCAGATATATCTAGATTATCATTTGCTGTGGAGCTTGCTGAAGAATTTTATGGAAG AGTCAAG GGGCAAGATGTGGCTTTTGAGCCTGCTAAGTTATTATGGTTAATCCAGCGTGATTTTCTGC AAGGGAAGTCAGTGCAAGAAATGGTTGATGAGGCTCTCCGTCGAGTCCCTAATGCCAATG AGGACAAGAATATTGATCAG GTCAACCAGATTCGTGAGTCATTGGCTGTCATGGGTGATAATAGCACAGCCTTTAGCTTACCTCAG CCCCATCTGCAGCGCACAAAGCTCTGTGACATGAAGGATAATGAACTTGAGCCTATGTATGTAAAGAAGAGGGACCAGCTGAAAGCAGTGGTTTCTTCTATAATCCGGCCAAAGATTGTCCAGGGTAAAACACTCAACGGCAAGGAATTTGTATCTTTCCTGGAGCAG ATTCTTGAGGCACTAAATAAAGGGGAGATTCCATCAACAGGCTCACTCGTGGAGGTTTTCAATAAGGGTATTCTGGAGCGTTGTTTGAAACTATATAATGGTCATATGGCTGTTTTGAGTTTCCCAACGACGGAGAAGTCTCTTCAACAAGCTCATGAAGAGGCCAAATCTGCAGCACTTGTAGCTTTCGATGAGCAACATTTTGGTCGTCATCATGCGAAGAAATCTGCCGAGCAGTTGGTGGAGGAGATTGAGAAG GTATTCAAGAACTTTATTCTAACCAATGAATATCAATCCTCAAAGTTGTGTGAGGCTCTGTATACTACATGCGAGGAAAAAATGGATCAACTTCAAGTCCTCAGACTCCCATCCATGGCTAAATTTAATGCTGGATTCAACCAGTGCAACCAGAGTTTTGAACACGACTGTGTTGGACCATCTAAAACCAACTATGAGATGCGGATGATGAAG ATGTTGGGAAAATCAAAATCTCTATTTATCAAGGAATACAACCAAAGGCTCTTCAATTGGTTGGTGGCCTTCTCGCTGGTCATGGTGGTGGTGGGTCGTTTCATCTTGAAATTCATTTTGATTGAGATGGGAGCATGGATACTTTTTATATTCTTAGAGACATATACACGAATGTTTTGGACCTCGGAATCTCTTTACTACAACCCCGTGTGGCATGCTATTGTGAAGACTTGGGAAACTGTGGTCTACAGCCCTGTCCTCGATTTAGACAG ATGGGCGATTCCCCTTGTAGTCATAGCTGGAATATTGTTGCTTTACTGGCGGTGTTATGGGAAGAGGAAACATGGTTCTCGCTGGATATTACCTGTTTATGGCAATCAGAAAGATGAACGAAGATCAgagtga